The following are encoded in a window of Fulvia fulva chromosome 7, complete sequence genomic DNA:
- a CDS encoding Galactose/lactose metabolism regulatory protein GAL80, protein MSPIRVALIGLSASAKTSWAAEFHLPYLLSERGRKSYTLVALCNTSVAAAQASLDHFNLDPNIKIYGNSEDLSRDPDIDLLVVATRVDVHHVAIPSIRAGKDVFIEWPLAENLAAAEHLAKLAHENGSKTFTGLQGRYAPPVIKVCGLLASGAVGKVISSDVRALRTVFDPRGLPESLEYFTDIKVGGNLISVVLGHVMDFIHSTLGEYAEYDSRAQIQKPNVTLLSGGYGSFSDNDSRTVTSNVPDMVSMPKTWLADAVMARTTRARVRGAMNVVAMLCCVIDVVLSILCCAVLC, encoded by the exons ATGTCTCCTATTCGCGTCGCCCTCATCGGCCTCTCAGCCAGCGCAAAGACCTCTTGGGCAGCTGAATTTCATCTTCCATACCTCTTGTCCGAGCGTGGAAGGAAATCCTACACCCTCGTAGCACTCTGCAACACAAGCGTAGCAGCAGCCCAAGCATCCCTCGACCACTTCAACCTAGACCCCAACATCAAGATATACGGCAATTCAGAAGACCTCTCACGCGATCCAGATATTGACCTGCTTGTCGTCGCTACTCGAGTAGACGTTCATCACGTTGCTATCCCAAGCATCCGAGCCGGCAAAGACGTCTTCATTGAGTGGCCGTTGGCAGAAAATCTGGCTGCCGCCGAGCATCTGGCTAAGTTAGCGCACGAGAATGGCTCGAAGACTTTCACTGGGCTTCAAGGTCGTTATGCGCCACCTGTTATCAAGGTCTGTGGGCTGTTGGCGAGCGGCGCTGTCGGCAAAGTCATCAGCTCCGACGTGAGGGCTCTGCGTACAGTCTTTGATCCGAGAGGGCTGCCGGAAAGCTTGGAGTACTTCACAGATATCAAAGTCGGTGGCAATTTGATTTCAGTTGTTCTCGGACATG TCATGGACTTCATCCACTCTACTCTTGGCGAGTACGCAGAGTACGACAGTCGCGCTCAAATACAGAAGCCAAACGTCACCCTCCTCAGCGGTGGGTACGGCTCATTCTCTGACAACGACTCCAGGACGGTCACTTCGAACGTCCCAGATATGGTCAGCATGCCGAAAACTTGGCTGGCGGATGCGGTGATGGCTCGCACGACACGTGCTCGGGTGCGTGGCGCCATGAATGTTGTAGCGATGTTGTGTTGTGTTATTGATGTTGTATTATCGATATTGTGTTGTGCTGTGCTATGCTGA